Proteins from a single region of Strix aluco isolate bStrAlu1 chromosome W, bStrAlu1.hap1, whole genome shotgun sequence:
- the LOC141917863 gene encoding alpha-protein kinase 2-like isoform X2, whose translation MLISPDSDSSEISGLLLEKLRKAEVLSPFEKPHRHLPNTEDNMDVTNVFKTQEISCLRDLSEHGDRLINFNSMVSVAAGKAEECCSRQMHSRPTNALTHHTDNCCLNTEDSVSGQSLADVQACKKTGLGRPLTMDTLFSEQADTPIVNHSYFVKDDSENSAAIPEIYADKIPSVSDDFSDDDLEYFQCSDVLTVHENEIWQKKLQFLLESDDEDDLKLSKDCDGCAYFLTEMPCLFQVSDNTMPMDTTIGFCGHHSKFKGVNVRRDPSTYSQSTLQTEMTLTVGHHRGKSTSLRDKEKYKVLVASAAIENDHPRTEEENNGSGHSAAGFSTDTSKNKNNLHAKADPSTRGIGAPLTNQASETMTENSTDKDSLGESSLLLEEEGRNLPEENARHAVCTLTESLRRNLLKFLNPKELCRYVSNIGQSFQTAAEVKESSAPFPSQEGVISAQIPEEPGSLQMQAGLCHTEEAEKDCHWEKKRAWGLPEQYQMPNENVSPRNQGANLKIFTQNCERLCVEPNIEKKGIFVTCESAQTIHPTSEMLCTEKTLQAKNAHSQIYSQHHVPCDKRESCHQQVFCEQGISNGNKAKNDVSPSPLWHTDSVPDKQECLCAVLSSAKLCDEPREGEQRYSFDSHDSSSTDALCSLSCDESLFEANPKSVLESGEPGCKGDAGISAVHDKLWKLLHEDDSDYQIPFENRGVTSLEIRPTDIKVTELNVVQETCSDHLLPINVMKEQEPITQPASGQRTEKENCRVSNILIKTDEVCSSASVGNIHLPQVVETDGICLDSSTGNKTEAPSIHVSANSIILNTGECLEQKPNQALTDSNGSIQRTVAWAGKLTINNASHTHEADSPRRLKNAHSGNLAHDKENPAYVSYKSHGTIGQLLHAGHNLSLINDSVTGKGCHFRDPASKELAYFPEEKDIFPSENTNQLTHEEQSSVNTIHKSSEENLHEKGNHSDLNEQNYTNSDSYHLSKNNDCQDFQVASNAQKYSYVMRLPNLIKTPETITHKNLPRNVDRLTGKEKQEVAFTVSSGDPFLRDFYIEVPRYEPCKTGEEQREICIGDEQRAETSCDSGVSHVSESQTAVSPHNTSEQHVFFVDSTFKSDEELKTESSKNHTYAPGSVTSVSTLLLRKAQNEYRSVADEDYRKISDQLGIQQLSVRGTKLPVSQTEGLRTRISAVERSGPGSQVKTQSMQTAVKVDENLSALETFCKALQDQSHRIPEENKEKAVLCESKQEIQRAVECNPGEAETKSPLHTLISSRARGQFMNIGTKQSCPGLISSSKLTQVANSVKSTEYDKDGEVMTSEDVVSGLVNLPPADSGNNQYFQEHPPCSRTRPFSSALTTYDPLPVNAEGLRNQEGSKPYQASPTVAEPEPIKCKQDIAKSGHLAAGAKKKLPPATLSKKPRLEERGNVSKDPSSVKKCVKSEAGMIHKEDRKEQRKLILKKDSKAPKLLKEIQAELFPDCSGNIKLCCQFGDIHGDSTITWTKDSKLLARLQRSAQDDSPVSLAIAKASNKDQGMYYCCLNNTYGKVTAEFNLTSEVLEHLSSFQNCEGVEEIEFMQLMFREDFISDSYFGGNLHGIIATEELHFGEGMHRKAFRSKVMRGLVPVFSPGHPCVLKVHNAITYGTKSKDDLIQKNYKLALQECYVQNTAREYAKIYAAEAEPLEGFGEVPEIIPIFLVHRPANNIPYATVEEELVGEFVKYSVKDGKEVNFLRRDSEAGQKCCTFQHWVYEKTNGSLLVTDLQGVGMKLTDVGIATLAKGQSAQRPRPALRSPTPLRRDNCAASLQSWSGNGPETTEERRKASRHHPPLRTDPLGEKKNKHPKEGLEKVRKIKQPFTCPWGGKTSGV comes from the exons ATGTTGATTTCACCAGATTCTGACTCTTCAGAAATCAGTGGTTTACTGCTTGAGAagctcagaaaagcagaagtattGTCCCCATTTGAGAAACCCCACAGACACTTGCCTAACACGGAAGACAACATGGATgtaacaaatgtatttaaaacccAGGAGATTTCCTGCCTCAGGGATTTGTCAGAGCATGGTGATCGCCTAATTAATTTTAACAGTATGGTGAGCGTCgctgctggaaaagcagaggaGTGCTGCAGCAGACAGATGCATTCCCGCCCTACAAATGCACTCACTCATCACACCGACAACTGTTGCCTTAACACGGAAGACTCTGTATCTGGCCAGTCTCTGGCTGACGTCCAGGCATGTAAAAAGACTGGGCTTGGTAGACCTCTTACCATGGACACCCTGTTCAGTGAGCAGGCAGATACTCCCATAGTAAATCACAGTTATTTTGTGAAAGATGATTCTGAAAATTCTGCCGCTATTCCTGAGATTTATGCAGACAAAATTCCAAGTGTAAGTGATGACTTTTCTGATGATGACCTAGAGTATTTTCAGTGTTCAGATGTGCTGACAGTGCATGAAAATGAAATCTGGcaaaagaaattacagtttttattagaaagtgatgatgaagatgatttAAAACTGAGTAAGGATTGTGATGGGTGTGCTTACTTCCTCACTGAAATGCCTTGTCTGTTCCAAGTGTCAGATAACACTATGCCTATGGATACCACCATTGGCTTCTGTGGTCATCACTCAAAATTCAAAGGAGTAAATGTAAGGAGAGACCCCTCTACGTACAGCCAGTCAACTCTGCAGACGGAGATGACTCTCACTGTTGGACACCACCGGGGTAAAAGTACCAGTCTGAGAGACAAAGAAAAGTATAAAGTGCTTGTTGCATCTGCAGCCATTGAAAATGACCATCCCagaactgaggaagaaaataatggaaGTGGCCACTCAGCTGCAGGTTTCTCAACTGACACATCAAAGAACAAGAATAATCTGCATGCCAAGGCGGACCCCTCTACTCGTGGCATAGGTGCTCCTTTGACAAATCAGGCTTCAGAAACAATGACAGAAAACAGCACGGACAAGGACTCGCTGGGTGAAAGCTCATTGCTGctagaggaggagggaagaaatttGCCGGAGGAAAATGCAAGGCATGCTGTCTGTACCTTAACAGAAAGTCTAAGAAGAAACCTTTTAAAGTTCTTAAACCCTAAAGAGCTTTGCAGATATGTAAGTAATATAGGACAATCTTTTCAGACTGCAGCAGAGGTTAAGGAATCCAGTGCTCCTTTTCCCAGTCAGGAAGGTGTCATTTCAGCACAAATCCCCGAGGAGCCAGGAAGCCTGCAAATGCAGGCTGGTTTGTGTCATacagaagaggcagagaaagactgtcactgggaaaagaaaagggcTTGGGGCCTGCCTGAGCAATATCAGATGCCAAATGAAAATGTCTCGCCCAGG aaTCAAGGTGCTAATCTTAAAATCTTTACCCAGAATTGTGAGAGACTATGTGTGGAGCCCAATATAGAAAAGAAAGGCATCTTCGTGACTTGTGAGAGTGCACAAACCATCCATCCCACTTCAGAAATGCTCTGTACTGAAAAGACATTACAAGCAAAAAATGCACATTCGCAGATCTATTCTCAACACCATGTGCCTTGTGACAAGAGAGAAAGTTGTCACCAACAAGTCTTCTGTGAACAAGGTATTAGTAATGGCAACAAAGCAAAGAATGATGTTTCACCTTCTCCTTTATGGCACACAGACTCTGTTCCTGATAAACAAGAATGTTTATGTGCTGTTCTCTCTTCTGCAAAGCTATGTGACGAGCcaagggagggagagcagaggtACAGTTTTGACTCACACGATAGCAGCAGCACAGATGCTCTCTGCAGTCTGTCATGTGATGAATCTCTGTTTGAAGCTAATCCCAAGTCAGTCCTGGAATCTGGAGAACCTGGGTGCAAAGGAGATGCTGGTATATCTGCAGTGCATGACAAGCTGTGGAAACTTCTTCATGAAGATGACTCAGACTATCAAATCCCATTTGAAAACCGGGGGGTCACAAGCCTAGAAATCAGGCCAACAGATATCAAAGTCACAGAACTGAATGTTGTACAGGAGACCTGTTCTGATCATCTTTTGCCAATAAATGTGATGAAAGAGCAGGAACCTATTACACAGCCAGCTAGTGgacaaagaacagagaaagaaaactgccGTGTCTCTAATATCCTAATTAAAACAGATGAAGTGTGTAGCAGTGCATCCGTAGGAAACATTCATCTTCCACAAGTGGTAGAAACAGATGGTATATGTCTAGATTCTAGCACTGGAAATAAAACGGAAGCACCATCCATTCATGTTTCAGCAAATAGTATCATCTTAAATACAGGGGAGTGCTTGGAGCAGAAGCCAAATCAAGCGTTAACTGACAGTAATGGATCCATTCAAAGGACTGTGGCTTGGGCAGGAAAGCTAACCATTAATAATGCTTCCCACACACATGAGGCAGATTCTCCACGAAGATTGAAAAATGCTCACAGTGGTAATTTAGCACATGACAAAGAAAACCCAGCTTATGTGTCATATAAGTCGCATGGGACAATTGGACAATTACTTCATGCTGGGCACAACCTATCCTTGATAAATGACTCTGTAACTGGTAAAGGGTGTCATTTTAGAGACCCAGCAAGCAAAGAGCTGGCTTATTTCCCTGAAGAGAAGGATATCTTCCCCAGTGAAAATACCAACCAGCTTACACATGAAGAACAGTCTTCTGTTAACACCATACATAAAAGTTCTGAAGAGAATTTACATGAAAAAGGAAATCACTCAGACTTGAACGAACAAAATTACACTAATTCTGACAGTTatcatctttcaaaaaataatgaCTGTCAAGATTTTCAAGTTGCTTCTAATGCACAAAAATACAGTTATGTCATGCGATTGCCTAATTTGATTAAGACTCCTGAAACCATCACACATAAGAATCTACCCCGAAATGTAGACCGactgacaggaaaagaaaaacaagaagtggCATTCACTGTCTCTTCTGGGGATccatttttaagagatttttataTAGAAGTGCCCAGATATGAACCATGTAAAACAGGAGAAGAACAGAGAGAGATTTGCATTGGTGATGAACAAAGGGCTGAAACTTCCTGTGACTCAGGAGTTAGTCATGTTTCAGAGAGTCAGACTGCAGTTTCCCCTCATAATACATCAGAACAACATGTATTTTTTGTAGACAGCACCTTCAAGTCTGATGAAGAGTTAAAAACTGAGTCTTCAAAAAATCACACTTACGCACCTGGAAGTGTAACATCAGTTAGCACCCTGCTGCTTAGAAAAGCTCAGAATGAGTACCGCAGCGTAGCAGATGAGGATTATAGAAAGATCAGTGATCAGTTAGGTATCCAACAATTGTCTGTAAGAGGAACAAAGTTACCGGTAAGCCAGACAGAGGGCCTTCGTACCAGGATATCGGCAGTGGAGCGTTCTGGCCCAGGAAGTCAAGTAAAAACTCAGTCCATGCAAACTGCAGTCAAAGTAGATGAAAACTTGAGTGCGCTGGAAACTTTCTGCAAAGCATTGCAGGATCAGTCCCATAGGATACCTgaagaaaacaaggagaaagcaGTCTTGTGTGAAAGTAAACAAGAGATTCAAAGAGCTGTTGAATGTAACCCGGGTGAAGCTGAAACAAAGTCTCCTTTGCACACTTTAATTAGCTCCAGGGCTCGGGGACAGTTCATGAATATTGGCACTAAGCAGTCCTGTCCTGGCTTGATCTCTTCCAGCAAGCTAACCCAGGTTGCTAATTCAGTTAAGTCTACTGAGTATGATAAAGATGGAGAAGTCATGACATCAGAGGATGTAGTAAGTGGTTTAGTTAATTTGCCACCAGCTGATTCAGGGAACAACCAGTATTTTCAAGAGCACCCACCCTGCAGCAGAACTCGGCCATTCTCCTCAGCATTGACCACGTATGATCCACTCCCAGTCAATGCGGAAGGGCTAAGAAATCAAGAAGGGTCAAAACCCTACCAGGCATCCCCAACTGTTGCTGAGCCTGAGCCCATCAAATGTAAACAAGACATAGCAAAGAGTGGGCATCTAGCTGCTGGAGCTAAGAAGAAATTGCCACCAGCAacactgtcaaaaaaaccccgactagaggagagaggaaatgTCAGCAAGGATCCTAGCTCTGTTAAAAAGTGTGTGAAGAGTGAGGCAGGCATGATTCATAAAGAAGAtagaaaagagcaaaggaaacTAATTTTGAAAAAGGATAGCAAAG CTcccaagctgctgaaggaaatccAAGCAGAGTTGTTCCCTGACTGCTCTGGAAATATTAAGCTGTGCTGTCAGTTCGGTGACATTCATGGTGACTCCACCATTACATGGACTAAAGATTCCAAGTTACTAGCTCGACTGCAGAGAAG TGCTCAGGATGACTCTCCCGTCTCTTTGGCAATAGCTAAAGCCAGTAACAAAGACCAGGGAATGTACTATTGCTGCTTGAATAATACGTATGGAAAGGTGACTGCAGAGTTTAATCTGACTTCTGAAG TATTGGAACATCTCTCAAGTTTTCAGAATTGTGAAG GTGTGGAAGAAATTGAGTTCATGCAGCTCATGTTCAGAGAAGATTTCATCAGTGACAGCTATTTTGGTGGGAACCTGCACGGAATAATAGCTACGGAAGAGCTCCACTTTGGAGAGGGCATGCACCGGAAAGCCTTCCGAAGTAAAGTGATGCGAGGCCTCGTGCCGGTGTTCAGCCCCGGCCACCCCTGTGTTCTCAAAGTGCACAACGCTATCACCTATGGGACCAAGAGTAAGGACGATCTCATTCAGAAGAACTACAAACTAGCCCTGCAG GAATGCTATGTCCAAAATACTGCAAGAGAGTATGCGAAGATATATGCAGCTGAAGCTGAACCCTTGGAAGGCTTTGGGGAAGTACCAGA GATCATTCCTATTTTTCTTGTTCATCGCCCTGCTAATAACATCCCCTATGCAACAGTGGAGGAGGAGCTGGTTGGGGAATTTGTGAAGTACTCTGTCAAGGATGGCAAGGAAGTAAATTTCCTGCGAAGAGACTCAGAGGCTGGCCAGAAGTGTTGCACCTTCCAGCACTGGGTGTATGAGAAGACCAACGGGAGCTTGCTTGTCACTGATCTGCAAG
- the LOC141917863 gene encoding alpha-protein kinase 2-like isoform X4, with protein sequence MLISPDSDSSEISGLLLEKLRKAEVLSPFEKPHRHLPNTEDNMDVTNVFKTQEISCLRDLSEHGDRLINFNSMVSVAAGKAEECCSRQMHSRPTNALTHHTDNCCLNTEDSVSGQSLADVQACKKTGLGRPLTMDTLFSEQADTPIVNHSYFVKDDSENSAAIPEIYADKIPSVSDDFSDDDLEYFQCSDVLTVHENEIWQKKLQFLLESDDEDDLKLSKDCDGCAYFLTEMPCLFQVSDNTMPMDTTIGFCGHHSKFKGVNVRRDPSTYSQSTLQTEMTLTVGHHRGKSTSLRDKEKYKVLVASAAIENDHPRTEEENNGSGHSAAGFSTDTSKNKNNLHAKADPSTRGIGAPLTNQASETMTENSTDKDSLGESSLLLEEEGRNLPEENARHAVCTLTESLRRNLLKFLNPKELCRYVSNIGQSFQTAAEVKESSAPFPSQEGVISAQIPEEPGSLQMQAGLCHTEEAEKDCHWEKKRAWGLPEQYQMPNENVSPRNQGANLKIFTQNCERLCVEPNIEKKGIFVTCESAQTIHPTSEMLCTEKTLQAKNAHSQIYSQHHVPCDKRESCHQQVFCEQGISNGNKAKNDVSPSPLWHTDSVPDKQECLCAVLSSAKLCDEPREGEQRYSFDSHDSSSTDALCSLSCDESLFEANPKSVLESGEPGCKGDAGISAVHDKLWKLLHEDDSDYQIPFENRGVTSLEIRPTDIKVTELNVVQETCSDHLLPINVMKEQEPITQPASGQRTEKENCRVSNILIKTDEVCSSASVGNIHLPQVVETDGICLDSSTGNKTEAPSIHVSANSIILNTGECLEQKPNQALTDSNGSIQRTVAWAGKLTINNASHTHEADSPRRLKNAHSGNLAHDKENPAYVSYKSHGTIGQLLHAGHNLSLINDSVTGKGCHFRDPASKELAYFPEEKDIFPSENTNQLTHEEQSSVNTIHKSSEENLHEKGNHSDLNEQNYTNSDSYHLSKNNDCQDFQVASNAQKYSYVMRLPNLIKTPETITHKNLPRNVDRLTGKEKQEVAFTVSSGDPFLRDFYIEVPRYEPCKTGEEQREICIGDEQRAETSCDSGVSHVSESQTAVSPHNTSEQHVFFVDSTFKSDEELKTESSKNHTYAPGSVTSVSTLLLRKAQNEYRSVADEDYRKISDQLGIQQLSVRGTKLPVSQTEGLRTRISAVERSGPGSQVKTQSMQTAVKVDENLSALETFCKALQDQSHRIPEENKEKAVLCESKQEIQRAVECNPGEAETKSPLHTLISSRARGQFMNIGTKQSCPGLISSSKLTQVANSVKSTEYDKDGEVMTSEDVVSGLVNLPPADSGNNQYFQEHPPCSRTRPFSSALTTYDPLPVNAEGLRNQEGSKPYQASPTVAEPEPIKCKQDIAKSGHLAAGAKKKLPPATLSKKPRLEERGNVSKDPSSVKKCVKSEAGMIHKEDRKEQRKLILKKDSKAPKLLKEIQAELFPDCSGNIKLCCQFGDIHGDSTITWTKDSKLLARLQRSAQDDSPVSLAIAKASNKDQGMYYCCLNNTYGKVTAEFNLTSEVLEHLSSFQNCEGVEEIEFMQLMFREDFISDSYFGGNLHGIIATEELHFGEGMHRKAFRSKVMRGLVPVFSPGHPCVLKVHNAITYGTKSKDDLIQKNYKLALQECYVQNTAREYAKIYAAEAEPLEGFGEVPEIIPIFLVHRPANNIPYATVEEELVGEFVKYSVKDGKEVNFLRRDSEAGQKCCTFQHWVYEKTNGSLLVTDLQGVGMKLTDVGIATLAKGQSAQRPRPALRSPTPLRRDNCAASLQSWSGNGPETTEERRKASRHHPPLRYLAD encoded by the exons ATGTTGATTTCACCAGATTCTGACTCTTCAGAAATCAGTGGTTTACTGCTTGAGAagctcagaaaagcagaagtattGTCCCCATTTGAGAAACCCCACAGACACTTGCCTAACACGGAAGACAACATGGATgtaacaaatgtatttaaaacccAGGAGATTTCCTGCCTCAGGGATTTGTCAGAGCATGGTGATCGCCTAATTAATTTTAACAGTATGGTGAGCGTCgctgctggaaaagcagaggaGTGCTGCAGCAGACAGATGCATTCCCGCCCTACAAATGCACTCACTCATCACACCGACAACTGTTGCCTTAACACGGAAGACTCTGTATCTGGCCAGTCTCTGGCTGACGTCCAGGCATGTAAAAAGACTGGGCTTGGTAGACCTCTTACCATGGACACCCTGTTCAGTGAGCAGGCAGATACTCCCATAGTAAATCACAGTTATTTTGTGAAAGATGATTCTGAAAATTCTGCCGCTATTCCTGAGATTTATGCAGACAAAATTCCAAGTGTAAGTGATGACTTTTCTGATGATGACCTAGAGTATTTTCAGTGTTCAGATGTGCTGACAGTGCATGAAAATGAAATCTGGcaaaagaaattacagtttttattagaaagtgatgatgaagatgatttAAAACTGAGTAAGGATTGTGATGGGTGTGCTTACTTCCTCACTGAAATGCCTTGTCTGTTCCAAGTGTCAGATAACACTATGCCTATGGATACCACCATTGGCTTCTGTGGTCATCACTCAAAATTCAAAGGAGTAAATGTAAGGAGAGACCCCTCTACGTACAGCCAGTCAACTCTGCAGACGGAGATGACTCTCACTGTTGGACACCACCGGGGTAAAAGTACCAGTCTGAGAGACAAAGAAAAGTATAAAGTGCTTGTTGCATCTGCAGCCATTGAAAATGACCATCCCagaactgaggaagaaaataatggaaGTGGCCACTCAGCTGCAGGTTTCTCAACTGACACATCAAAGAACAAGAATAATCTGCATGCCAAGGCGGACCCCTCTACTCGTGGCATAGGTGCTCCTTTGACAAATCAGGCTTCAGAAACAATGACAGAAAACAGCACGGACAAGGACTCGCTGGGTGAAAGCTCATTGCTGctagaggaggagggaagaaatttGCCGGAGGAAAATGCAAGGCATGCTGTCTGTACCTTAACAGAAAGTCTAAGAAGAAACCTTTTAAAGTTCTTAAACCCTAAAGAGCTTTGCAGATATGTAAGTAATATAGGACAATCTTTTCAGACTGCAGCAGAGGTTAAGGAATCCAGTGCTCCTTTTCCCAGTCAGGAAGGTGTCATTTCAGCACAAATCCCCGAGGAGCCAGGAAGCCTGCAAATGCAGGCTGGTTTGTGTCATacagaagaggcagagaaagactgtcactgggaaaagaaaagggcTTGGGGCCTGCCTGAGCAATATCAGATGCCAAATGAAAATGTCTCGCCCAGG aaTCAAGGTGCTAATCTTAAAATCTTTACCCAGAATTGTGAGAGACTATGTGTGGAGCCCAATATAGAAAAGAAAGGCATCTTCGTGACTTGTGAGAGTGCACAAACCATCCATCCCACTTCAGAAATGCTCTGTACTGAAAAGACATTACAAGCAAAAAATGCACATTCGCAGATCTATTCTCAACACCATGTGCCTTGTGACAAGAGAGAAAGTTGTCACCAACAAGTCTTCTGTGAACAAGGTATTAGTAATGGCAACAAAGCAAAGAATGATGTTTCACCTTCTCCTTTATGGCACACAGACTCTGTTCCTGATAAACAAGAATGTTTATGTGCTGTTCTCTCTTCTGCAAAGCTATGTGACGAGCcaagggagggagagcagaggtACAGTTTTGACTCACACGATAGCAGCAGCACAGATGCTCTCTGCAGTCTGTCATGTGATGAATCTCTGTTTGAAGCTAATCCCAAGTCAGTCCTGGAATCTGGAGAACCTGGGTGCAAAGGAGATGCTGGTATATCTGCAGTGCATGACAAGCTGTGGAAACTTCTTCATGAAGATGACTCAGACTATCAAATCCCATTTGAAAACCGGGGGGTCACAAGCCTAGAAATCAGGCCAACAGATATCAAAGTCACAGAACTGAATGTTGTACAGGAGACCTGTTCTGATCATCTTTTGCCAATAAATGTGATGAAAGAGCAGGAACCTATTACACAGCCAGCTAGTGgacaaagaacagagaaagaaaactgccGTGTCTCTAATATCCTAATTAAAACAGATGAAGTGTGTAGCAGTGCATCCGTAGGAAACATTCATCTTCCACAAGTGGTAGAAACAGATGGTATATGTCTAGATTCTAGCACTGGAAATAAAACGGAAGCACCATCCATTCATGTTTCAGCAAATAGTATCATCTTAAATACAGGGGAGTGCTTGGAGCAGAAGCCAAATCAAGCGTTAACTGACAGTAATGGATCCATTCAAAGGACTGTGGCTTGGGCAGGAAAGCTAACCATTAATAATGCTTCCCACACACATGAGGCAGATTCTCCACGAAGATTGAAAAATGCTCACAGTGGTAATTTAGCACATGACAAAGAAAACCCAGCTTATGTGTCATATAAGTCGCATGGGACAATTGGACAATTACTTCATGCTGGGCACAACCTATCCTTGATAAATGACTCTGTAACTGGTAAAGGGTGTCATTTTAGAGACCCAGCAAGCAAAGAGCTGGCTTATTTCCCTGAAGAGAAGGATATCTTCCCCAGTGAAAATACCAACCAGCTTACACATGAAGAACAGTCTTCTGTTAACACCATACATAAAAGTTCTGAAGAGAATTTACATGAAAAAGGAAATCACTCAGACTTGAACGAACAAAATTACACTAATTCTGACAGTTatcatctttcaaaaaataatgaCTGTCAAGATTTTCAAGTTGCTTCTAATGCACAAAAATACAGTTATGTCATGCGATTGCCTAATTTGATTAAGACTCCTGAAACCATCACACATAAGAATCTACCCCGAAATGTAGACCGactgacaggaaaagaaaaacaagaagtggCATTCACTGTCTCTTCTGGGGATccatttttaagagatttttataTAGAAGTGCCCAGATATGAACCATGTAAAACAGGAGAAGAACAGAGAGAGATTTGCATTGGTGATGAACAAAGGGCTGAAACTTCCTGTGACTCAGGAGTTAGTCATGTTTCAGAGAGTCAGACTGCAGTTTCCCCTCATAATACATCAGAACAACATGTATTTTTTGTAGACAGCACCTTCAAGTCTGATGAAGAGTTAAAAACTGAGTCTTCAAAAAATCACACTTACGCACCTGGAAGTGTAACATCAGTTAGCACCCTGCTGCTTAGAAAAGCTCAGAATGAGTACCGCAGCGTAGCAGATGAGGATTATAGAAAGATCAGTGATCAGTTAGGTATCCAACAATTGTCTGTAAGAGGAACAAAGTTACCGGTAAGCCAGACAGAGGGCCTTCGTACCAGGATATCGGCAGTGGAGCGTTCTGGCCCAGGAAGTCAAGTAAAAACTCAGTCCATGCAAACTGCAGTCAAAGTAGATGAAAACTTGAGTGCGCTGGAAACTTTCTGCAAAGCATTGCAGGATCAGTCCCATAGGATACCTgaagaaaacaaggagaaagcaGTCTTGTGTGAAAGTAAACAAGAGATTCAAAGAGCTGTTGAATGTAACCCGGGTGAAGCTGAAACAAAGTCTCCTTTGCACACTTTAATTAGCTCCAGGGCTCGGGGACAGTTCATGAATATTGGCACTAAGCAGTCCTGTCCTGGCTTGATCTCTTCCAGCAAGCTAACCCAGGTTGCTAATTCAGTTAAGTCTACTGAGTATGATAAAGATGGAGAAGTCATGACATCAGAGGATGTAGTAAGTGGTTTAGTTAATTTGCCACCAGCTGATTCAGGGAACAACCAGTATTTTCAAGAGCACCCACCCTGCAGCAGAACTCGGCCATTCTCCTCAGCATTGACCACGTATGATCCACTCCCAGTCAATGCGGAAGGGCTAAGAAATCAAGAAGGGTCAAAACCCTACCAGGCATCCCCAACTGTTGCTGAGCCTGAGCCCATCAAATGTAAACAAGACATAGCAAAGAGTGGGCATCTAGCTGCTGGAGCTAAGAAGAAATTGCCACCAGCAacactgtcaaaaaaaccccgactagaggagagaggaaatgTCAGCAAGGATCCTAGCTCTGTTAAAAAGTGTGTGAAGAGTGAGGCAGGCATGATTCATAAAGAAGAtagaaaagagcaaaggaaacTAATTTTGAAAAAGGATAGCAAAG CTcccaagctgctgaaggaaatccAAGCAGAGTTGTTCCCTGACTGCTCTGGAAATATTAAGCTGTGCTGTCAGTTCGGTGACATTCATGGTGACTCCACCATTACATGGACTAAAGATTCCAAGTTACTAGCTCGACTGCAGAGAAG TGCTCAGGATGACTCTCCCGTCTCTTTGGCAATAGCTAAAGCCAGTAACAAAGACCAGGGAATGTACTATTGCTGCTTGAATAATACGTATGGAAAGGTGACTGCAGAGTTTAATCTGACTTCTGAAG TATTGGAACATCTCTCAAGTTTTCAGAATTGTGAAG GTGTGGAAGAAATTGAGTTCATGCAGCTCATGTTCAGAGAAGATTTCATCAGTGACAGCTATTTTGGTGGGAACCTGCACGGAATAATAGCTACGGAAGAGCTCCACTTTGGAGAGGGCATGCACCGGAAAGCCTTCCGAAGTAAAGTGATGCGAGGCCTCGTGCCGGTGTTCAGCCCCGGCCACCCCTGTGTTCTCAAAGTGCACAACGCTATCACCTATGGGACCAAGAGTAAGGACGATCTCATTCAGAAGAACTACAAACTAGCCCTGCAG GAATGCTATGTCCAAAATACTGCAAGAGAGTATGCGAAGATATATGCAGCTGAAGCTGAACCCTTGGAAGGCTTTGGGGAAGTACCAGA GATCATTCCTATTTTTCTTGTTCATCGCCCTGCTAATAACATCCCCTATGCAACAGTGGAGGAGGAGCTGGTTGGGGAATTTGTGAAGTACTCTGTCAAGGATGGCAAGGAAGTAAATTTCCTGCGAAGAGACTCAGAGGCTGGCCAGAAGTGTTGCACCTTCCAGCACTGGGTGTATGAGAAGACCAACGGGAGCTTGCTTGTCACTGATCTGCAAG